A stretch of Podospora bellae-mahoneyi strain CBS 112042 chromosome 5, whole genome shotgun sequence DNA encodes these proteins:
- a CDS encoding hypothetical protein (EggNog:ENOG503P18U; COG:E), with translation METRSDSSAPNPDYDLSRPLNLDGSGLRQKLASYGDPHFSLFMRKLFIKALGYSEDALSRPIVGIVNTYSSFNPCHANIPQLMDAVKRGVQLSGGLAIDFPTISLHESFASPTSMYLRNLMSMDTEEMIQAQPVDSVVLIGGCDKTTPAQLMGAISANKPIIHLVTGPMMPGSFQGARIGACTDCRNNWAKFRAGTLDIEDISALNEELAPTGGTCGVMGTASTMSCILLALGLMPLSLPSATAPAVSSSRLRIAEATGTHAVALARSQLRPQALLTRESFLNAITVLQAIGGSTNAIVHLMAIVNRHPQLAGSIKLQTIDDIGLKTPLLVDLKPSGDNYMTDFHNAGGMLALLHELKPLLHLDAMTITGRTLGEELASIPFRPLPLDSPLSSIIHPFNKPLYPSSSLVILSKGNLASAGGAVIKASASKDRSLLSHTGPAVVFSGPQDLAERIDSPSLSVSPSSVLILQNIGPVGNPGMPEAGLIPIPRKLAAKGVSDMLRISDGRMSGTAGGTIILHVSPESADPESVLGIVQDRDVITFDAERRYLHVEIDEDGVRDRMAQRKKMMASEGSGSAWVARERERGYRGLYKREVNQAEQGADFGFLTAAGPS, from the exons ATGGAAACACGCAGCGATTCTTCGGCTCCCAACCCGGACTATgatctttcaaggcctctcAATCTCGATGGCAGTGGTCTTAGGCAAAAGCTCGCCTCTTATGGAGATCCAcacttctccctcttcatgCGCAAACTCTTCATCAAGGCTTTAGGGTACAGCGAGGACGCTCTTTCTCGGCCCATTGTGGGCATTGTCAACACCTACTCAAGCTTCAACCCCTGCCATGCCAACATACCCCAGCTAATGGACGCCGTGAAAAGGGGCGTTCAACTAAGCGGTGGCCTGGCTATCGACTTTCCTACTATCAGTCTCCACGAGTCTTTTGCCTCTCCGACCAGCATGTATCTTCGAAACTTGATGAGTATGGACACCGAGGAGATGATTCAGGCCCAGCCGGTTGATTCTGTTGTTCTGATTGGTG GCTGTGACAAGACCACTCCAGCTCAGTTGATGGGGGCCATCTCAGCCAACAAGCCGATCATCCATCTGGTGACTGGTCCGATGATGCCGGGCAGCTTTCAGGGTGCACGCATAGGGGCTTGTACAGACTGTCGCAATAACTGGGCCAAGTTCCGTGCCGGCACGTTAGATATTGAAGACATAAGTGCTCTCAACGAGGAGCTTGCACCAACA GGCGGAACCTGTGGGGTGATGGGTACAGCATCAACCATGTCCTGTATCCTTTTGGCCTTGGGCCTGATGCCGCTTTCTTTGCCAAGTGCTACAGCACCGGCCGTGTCCTCTTCGCGCCTCAGAATAGCAGAAGCAACAGGCACCCATGCAGTAGCCCTCGCAAGATCTCAGCTCCGGCCACAGGCTTTACTGACAAGAGAATCCTTCCTCAACGCCATCACAGTCCTGCAGGCAATAGGTGGctccaccaacgccatcGTTCACCTGATGGCAATCGTCAACCGCCACCCTCAGCTCGCCGGCTCCATCAAGCTACAAACCATCGACGACATCGGCCTCAAGACCCCCCTACTGGTTGACCTCAAACCATCAGGCGACAATTACATGACTGACTTTCACAACGCCGGCGGGAtgctcgccctcctccacgaacTGAAACCCTTGCTACATCTCGACGCAATGACCATCACCGGCCGCACCCTAGGCGAGGAGTTGGCTTCCATACCATTCCGCCCACTACCCCTAGACTCACCACTCAGTTCCATCATCCACCCTTTCAACAAACCATTGtacccctccagctccctcgtcatcctctccaaagGCAACCTCGCCTCCGCCGGCGGAGCGGTGATCAAAGCTTCTGCCTCCAAAGACCGCAGCCTCCTTTCCCACACCGGTCCCGCGGTGGTGTTTTCCGGTCCGCAAGACCTAGCAGAGAGAATCGACTCCCCAAGCCTCAGCGTCAGCCCCTCCTCAGTGTTGATCCTCCAGAACATCGGCCCGGTAGGGAATCCAGGCATGCCAGAGGCGGGATTGATCCCCATCCCGAGGAAGCTAGCTGCGAAGGGGGTGTCGGATATGCTCCGCATCTCGGACGGGCGCATGAGCGGCACGGCCGGGGGTACAATCATATTGCATGTTTCCCCCGAGAGCGCGGATCCGGAGTCTGTCTTGGGGATTGTCCAAGACAGGGATGTGATCACCTTTGATGCAGAGAGGAGATATTTACATGTGGAGATTGATGAGGACGGGGTCAGGGACAGGATGGCGCAGcggaagaagatgatggcaaGTGAGGGCAGTGGGAGTGCTTGGGTTGCcagggagagggaaaggggttATAGGGGGCTGTACAAACGGGAGGTTAACCAGGCAGAACAAGGGGCTgattttggctttttgacGGCTGCTGGCCCATCTTGA
- a CDS encoding hypothetical protein (EggNog:ENOG503P28Q; COG:S), whose translation MSTQLKELRLPQLVEERRKHELQQQQLHHQLPPPCLDEEQHAQLFFTFNSASSSSDFALPSPVTPTFSRSSQQARFSSSSSSLETTDSPASPSHPIHVIKSPTKLPLPDVQEDPSEREDDDTAFIVSEYGDTECPTWSYCLCDAGCSCDYNNDTRKGRSTHPYSRPGSDYDLGSLSDGDFNGSPRSRKRRVGSDAGIASWGTRLGSRLTSLPRWRSASVSRRANLAFSPASDPALAEQRRPSFSHAASSRSSSVSVPAMARVPESVPATPALSFYESTDSIVPTSPLDIQPAAMGKSLERDRSMATTPLLPPLMMGKAGHQTQPQSLQTSPLQSPAVVPSPMPEFPVQAPYPTPPLSTKASFTSLRRGTVSSIFSDLPSPVVMTPTILVEQQPDAWSDRLGHANFTIDPKPYVPVKADLATFQAFCSDWNLARTNYAKHLGRTGEHYGTTSKTYALTEAKWADIDREWQQAEQALIQRVGQSGNGNPSIISHLRRTAEEMVPCGIPQIQNNDGKFPALGDSEIVGPMARDAVMVRDGHDEKRSASIWLKNLAEKVGLRK comes from the exons ATGTCAACCCAATTAAAGGAACTACGGCTGCCgcagctggtggaggagaggaggaaacacgagcttcagcagcagcaactacaccaccagctcccaccaccatgtctTGACGAAGAGCAGCACGCTCAGCTGttcttcaccttcaactcggcctcatcatcatccgactTCGCTCTGCCGTCACCTGTCACGCCAACCTTTTCGCGCTCCAGCCAGCAAGCCAGGTTCTCCAGCTCGTCATCGTCTCTCGAAACCACCGACAGCCCGGCTtcgccctcccaccccataCATGTCATCAAGTCGCCTACCAAACTGCCACTGCCAGATGTTCAGGAGGACCCGTCAGAGAGGGAGGACGACGACACGGCCTTCATTGTGTCCGAGTATGGGGACACTGAATGCCCTACCTGGTCCTACTGCTTGT GTGATGCTGGATGTTCATGCGATTACAATAACGACACCAGGAAAGGTAGAAGCACCCATCCCTACTCGAGACCTGGATCAGACTACGACTTGGGGTCTCTGAGCGACGGTGATTTCAACGGAAGCCCACGGTCTAGGAAAAGGCGCGTCGGATCCGATGCAGGGATTGCGAGCTGGGGGACCAGGCTTGGTTCAAGATTGACAAGCCTGCCGCGTTGGAGATCGGCATCCGTGTCCAGGCGTGCCAACCTGGCGTTTTCACCCGCATCTGATCCAGCTCTTGCAGAACAACGAAGGCCCAGCTTCTCTCATGCCGCCTCGAGCAGATCATCATCCGTCTCTGTGCCGGCCATGGCCCGCGTCCCCGAGTCTGTTCCCGCAACGCCTGCGCTATCATTCTACGAGAGCACCGACAGTATTGTGCCGACTTCTCCCCTTGATATCCAGCCAGCGGCCATGGGAAAAAGTCTGGAGCGGGACCGATCCATGGCCAccacccctcttctcccacctttgatgatggggaaagCCGGTCACCAAACCCAACCGCAGTCGCTTCAGACGTCGCCTTTGCAGTCGCCCGCAGTGGTGCCCTCCCCGATGCCCGAGTTTCCAGTGCAGGCGCCCTACCCGACACCTCCCCTCAGCACAAAGGCGTCTTTCACCTCTCTCCGCCGAGGAACTGTGTCGAGCATCTTTAGCGACCTTCCTTCTCCCGTGGTGATGACTCCCACCATACTTgtggagcagcagccagaTGCATGGTCGGACCGTCTGGGACACGCAAACTTCACCATTGACCCAAAGCCATATGTTCCCGTGAAGGCGGATCTGGCCACCTTTCAAGCATTCTGTTCAGACTGGAACCTGGCCAGGACCAATTACGCAAAGCATCTCGGGCGGACCGGAGAACACTACGGCACCACCTCTAAGACATACGCCCTCACCGAGGCCAAGTGGGCCGACATTGACAGGGAGTGGCAGCAGGCGGAGCAAGCCCTGATCCAGAGGGTGGGTCAGTCTGGGAACGGCAACCCTTCCATTATCTCGCATTTGCGACGGACGGCCGAAGAAATGGTTCCGTGTGGAATTCCCCAAATCCAGAATAATGACGGCAAGTTTCCGGCACTAGGAGATTCCGAGATTGTGGGGCCCATGGCACGCGATGCTGTCATGGTCCGCGACGGACACGACGAGAAGAGGAGCGCCTCGATCTGGTTGAAGAATTTGGCCGAGAAGGTTGGCCTGAGAAAGTAA
- a CDS encoding hypothetical protein (EggNog:ENOG503PQT9): MPTLSEVVKRDHARITDAYHVLVETKPEERNADEFVWALARYLIVENLALIPALEYHISGGSERQRRLSDDYNSINAKLRHMAKYDPSEESFESALKAIWLDLEPHIREETDGDLDELERKMEPEDSRKLGQKYETLRDMLQRPYGAFGVPNAEIMDDVLGTTKEQLMERMGNGI; encoded by the exons ATGCCTACCCTCTCAGAAGTCGTCAAACGCGACCATGCGCGCATCACCGACGCATATCACGTCCTCGTGGAAACCAAGCCCGAGGAGCGCAACGCCGATGAGTTTGTTTGGGCCCTAGCCCGCTACCTTATTGTCGAGAACCTCGCTCTTATCCCAGCCTTGGAGTACCATATCTCCGGGGGATCAGAACGACAGCGGCGGTTGTCTGATGACTACAACAGT ATCAACGCGAAACTCCGCCACATGGCCAAATACGACCCATCAGAGGAGAGCTTCGAGTCGGCACTCAAGGCCATCTGGCTTGATCTGGAGCCTCACATCCGGGAAGAGACCGATGGGGACCTTGACGAACTCGAACGCAAGATGGAGCCTGAGGATTCACGAAAGCTGGGGCAAAAGTACGAGACACTCAGAGACATGTTGCAGCGTCCATATGGCGCGTTTGGGGTTCCAAATGCTGAAATCATGGATGACGTGCTTGGCACCACAAAAGAGCAGCTGATGGAGAGAATGGGCAACGGAATCTGA
- a CDS encoding hypothetical protein (EggNog:ENOG503P2ZW; COG:S), with translation MGSPTAVTADDHQRYQYKPLPTATSIRVLQIKGVQEGKLCISLELIDLADDPFFYALSYTWGNPHANGVDFTEHFNTVSGEYTSESKTETVCHGKSIYIQTNLADFLQELQSSLEQQDSPFQIPGSREFRIWVDAVCINQDDLEERAFQVQMMGDVYRKAARTIIWLGRGDQYTTDAVEAISKLAACRQDVFVQSNITPFRQQEPDVYTASGVPYISWMEWCSLAAFFKRQWFSRLWIVQEVILSRELSLMCGSHQICWEVLVTAARTVEARCKVLGFSPSTLFMQAHEIAVALEHNTVQLARWRDFYYGTSAPEPQTRITFENLIYDTWIFSATDPRDKVYGMFGLMKTDLKAKMAVDYTSPVELIYALTTKHMIDHYSSLQILSCVQDASIRRIKPSPSWTPDLSLPYFNMMCSNGFFCAAGVENKTPQLLPSSSWDRLKLKGCLFDTIVETGNDRTNHVNSSVLLDPSWFELCMLLSQPYQHTGEPRTEVLWRTLCANQTSESVVPAPKDYGILFKELLSAMIMVRAEIESEAYTEDQAKQEARGDPGPPPDCCTGFMDVLGKAKEKWTFAEFDTLGREEILRHLCQRPRFLSSDRHGWLIYTLTKLQILALTEDNPNTPNWEELEQFFYNPTYVMRRKKGHDMVLVRQNDERFSASFHKRYGKRKLFLTEKGYLGLGPASAKVGDVVAILAGAEGPFILRHGHPGCDIGEENQEERKEKEGENEVMSLVGQAYVHGIMNGEAVEEEGFKLREIELA, from the coding sequence aTGGGGTCACCAACCGCTGTGACGGCCGATGATCACCAACGCTACCAGTACAAACCccttccaacagcaacatccatCAGGGTGCTCCAAATCAAGGGTGTACAAGAGGGAAAGCTCTGCATTTCTCTCGAGTTGATCGATCTTGCGGACGACCCTTTCTTCTACGCCCTATCCTATACTTGGGGCAACCCTCATGCCAATGGCGTGGACTTCACCGAGCACTTCAACACCGTCTCGGGCGAGTACACCAGCGAGTCAAAAACCGAGACTGTTTGTCACGGAAAAAGCATCTACATACAGACCAACTTGGCCGACTTTCTTCAGGAGCTCCAGAGCTCTCTCGAACAGCAAGACAGTCCCTTCCAAATACCCGGCAGCCGTGAATTCCGGATCTGGGTTGACGCTGTCTGCATCAACCAAGATGATCTCGAAGAGCGGGCTTTCCAGGTTcagatgatgggggatgtGTACCGAAAAGCGGCCCGGACAATCATCTGGCTGGGTCGTGGAGATCAGTACACCACAGACGCTGTCGAGGCCATTTCCAAATTGGCAGCATGTCGCCAAGACGTCTTTGTTCAAAGCAATATTACCCCCTTTCGCCAGCAAGAACCTGATGTCTACACGGCGAGTGGTGTGCCCTACATTAGTTGGATGGAGTGGTGCAGTTTAGCCGCGTTTTTCAAAAGACAGTGGTTTTCCCGCTTGTGGATTGTCCAGGAGGTCATCCTCTCCCGAGAGCTCTCTCTGATGTGCGGCAGTCACCAGATTTGCTGGGAAGTCCTAGTGACAGCAGCACGCACCGTTGAGGCTCGCTGCAAAGTCCTGGGCTTCAGTCCCAGCACTCTCTTCATGCAAGCTCACGAAATTGCAGTTGCCTTGGAGCACAATACCGTCCAGTTGGCCCGCTGGAGAGATTTCTACTATGGCACCTCGGCACCGGAACCACAGACTAGGATCACTTTTGAGAACCTCATCTACGATACCTGGATCTTTTCAGCCACCGATCCCCGCGATAAAGTCTATGGCATGTTTGGGCTGATGAAGACGGATCTCAAGGCAAAGATGGCTGTGGATTACACCAGTCCTGTCGAGCTTATCTATGCACTGACGACCAAGCACATGATCGACCATTACTCGTCACTGCAAATCCTGTCATGTGTTCAAGACGCTTCTATCAGAAGGATcaaaccctccccatcatggaCGCCCGATCTCTCACTGCCATACTTCAACATGATGTGCTCAAATGGCTTCTTCTGCGCGGCTGGGGTGGAGAACAAGACACCGCAGCTTCTGCCTTCATCGTCCTGGGACCGCCTGAAGTTGAAAGGCTGCCTATTTGACACCATCGTGGAGACGGGAAATGACAGAACGAACCACGTCAACTCCTCTGTTTTGCTTGATCCCTCTTGGTTTGAATTGTGCATGTTGCTCTCGCAACCCTATCAACATACAGGAGAGCCACGAACAGAGGTTCTTTGGAGGACCCTGTGCGCGAACCAAACTTCTGAATCTGTTGTCCCTGCTCCGAAGGACTATGGGATTCTTTTCAAAGAGTTATTGTCAGCGATGATCATGGTCAGGGCAGAGATTGAGTCAGAGGCATATACAGAGGACCAAGCCAAGCAGGAAGCCAGAGGTGATCCTGGGCCGCCACCGGATTGCTGCACAGGCTTTATGGATGTACTGGGTAAGGCTAAAGAAAAGTGGACATTCGCCGAGTTCGACACATTGGGCCGGGAGGAAATCCTGCGTCATCTCTGCCAGAGACCGAGATTCCTGAGCTCTGATCGGCATGGCTGGTTGATTTATACTCTGACAAAACTCCAGATCTTGGCTTTGACGGAAGACAACCCAAATACACCAAActgggaggagctggaacaGTTCTTTTACAACCCAACTTATGTCAtgagaagaaagaagggCCATGACATGGTGCTCGTTCGACAAAACGATGAGCGGTTCTCGGCTAGTTTTCATAAGAGATACGGGAAGCGCAAGTTGTTTCTGACGGAAAAGGGGTATCTTGGACTGGGGCCAGCGAGCGCCAAAGTGGGAGATGTTGTTGCGATTCTGGCTGGTGCAGAGGGGCCTTTTATTCTGCGCCATGGCCATCCGGGATGTGACATTGGAGAAGAAAACCAGGAGGAacggaaagaaaaagagggagagaatGAAGTGATGAGTCTTGTGGGACAGGCGTATGTTCATGGCATCATGAACGGTGaagctgtggaggaggaaggcttTAAGCTTCGAGAAATCGAACTGGCTTAA
- a CDS encoding hypothetical protein (EggNog:ENOG503NUUR; COG:Q), with the protein MTSRTDFGQQTLGSEVAKVFADQIRGKTVLITGVSPKGIGSSTALNFASQAPGLLILASRTRARVEEVASQIKEAYPSVKLEIVLLDLSSQKSIRQAAAEVSRLTDKLDILVNNAGICVVTRQKTPEGIEQQFGTNHIGPFLFTNLLLPLLRKAGKTNPPGATRIISVTSAGHRLSPIRFSDYNFEGGKEVPPEEDHFKPLAGAFAKCTEDGYNGIVTYAQSKTANILFTFYLQKYLPSQGITAYTLHPGSILTDLSRDQDEELAAQFYKVAPYWKSPDEGSSTTLVAALDPALNDTKGLYLVDCQFTEPHHHAKDPVAAERLWRLSEELVGEKFALTV; encoded by the exons ATGACTTCCCGGACGGATTTTGGCCAGCAAACGCTAGGATCGGAGGTGGCCAAGGTGTTTGCTGACCAGATCAGAGGAAAGACTG TGCTGATCACCGGCGTCAGTCCTAAAGGGATCGGATCTTCGACTGCTCTTAATTTTGCCTCTCAGGCCCCAGGGCTTCTCATTCTTGCATCTCGCACCCGAGCTCGCGTCGAAGAAGTAGCCTCCCAGATAAAAGAGGCATATCCATCTGTCAAACTCGAGATTGTCCTTCTCGACCTCAGTTCGCAAAAGTCCATCCGTCAAGCGGCCGCCGAAGTCTCCAGGCTCACAGACAAGTTGGACATTCTAGTCAACAACGCTGGAATCTGTGTTGTGACCCGCCAAAAGACACCGGAAGGCATCGAGCAGCAGTTTGGCACCAACCATATCGggccttttcttttcaccaacctccttcttcctttgTTGCGCAAGGCAGGCAAAACCAACCCTCCCGGGGCAACCAGAATCATCAGTGTCACCAGTGCCGGCCACAGGCTGTCTCCCATTCGGTTCTCGGATTACAACTttgaaggaggaaaagaagtcCCGCCAGAGGAAGACCATTTCAAGCCGTTGGCCGGGGCCTTTGCAAAGTGCACTGAGGATGGCTACAACGGGATCGTCACGTACGCGCAGAGCAAGACAGCCAATATCCTGTTTACCTTCTATCTGCAAAAATACTTGCCGTCTCAGGGGATTACGGCTTATACGCTGCACCCAGGAA GCATCTTGACCGACTTGAGCAGAGATCAAGACGAAGAGCTGGCGGCACAGTTCTACAAGGTGGCCCCGTACTGGAAATCTCCTGATGAAGGCTCATCCACCACGTTGGTTGCCGCCTTGGATCCGGCTTTGAACG ATACCAAAGGTTTATATCTGGTAGATTGCCAGTTCACAGAGCCACATCACCATGCCAAGGaccctgttgctgctgagaggCTATGGAGGCTGAGCGAGGAGTTGGTGGGAGAAAAGTTTGCCCTGACAGTTTGA
- a CDS encoding hypothetical protein (EggNog:ENOG503PHYN), producing the protein MPFFKRYHFSHHHHHRRSSPPGDLEMSDFQHHPGHSRINSGKASSASSNSGYDLDDDAITPCPLLETTASHQTHHSHLRNLQPSHHRLSPNQHKYGSLSRTSSQKRPASRSESWRSSQPRPFHGYVGDYDEEEEELDTAILWKQMLAVQDRFGCYNSARMRAALEGGDTSIPSKICLDLINDSIGEMPEDARQRIELFLEGEGSGAMMRRGKWKKFWHRVIYV; encoded by the exons ATGCCCTTTTTCAAAAGATACCACTtttcacaccaccaccaccaccgcaggtcatcaccacccgGAGATCTAGAAATGTCGGAttttcaacaccaccccggcCATTCGAGGATAAACTCTGGCAAGGCATCTtcagccagcagcaacagcggcTACgatctcgacgacgacgccatCACGCCGTGTCCACTGCTGGAGACAACAGCTAGCCATCAGACACACCACTCTCACCTCCGTAACCTTCAACcaagccaccaccgtctATCACCAAATCAGCACAAATATGGCAGCCTGAGTCGAACTTCGAGCCAGAAAAGGCCGGCGTCGAGGTCCGAGTCGTGGAGGAGCAGCCAGCCTCGGCCATTCCACGGATATGTTGGGGACTacgatgaggaagaggaagagttggATACGGCAATCCTATGGAAGCAGATGCTGGCGGTGCAGGACAGGTTCGGGTGCTATAATTCAGCGAGAATGAGGGCGGCTCTGGAAGGGGGCGATACCTCGATTC CATCGAAAATATGCCTTGATCTCATCAACGACAGCATAGGTGAGATGCCCGAGGACGCAAGGCAGAGGATCGAGTTATTCCTCGAGGGCGAAGGCAGCGGCGCAatgatgagaagagggaagtggaagaagttTTGGCACAGGGTTATTTATGTCTGA
- a CDS encoding hypothetical protein (EggNog:ENOG503P79Y; COG:S), with the protein MAAQAEQHLSPHENTPVAAPEEPSANTDAPPSGMAQSAPENLYHTTLTIIEHHESTSGATRTPYVLGTHTDLDSAKAWAQVALKESLNYSPSDFTKFVTQSSLHPYQEWPYGDNIQVYALSPSGQEFLVGVVTKPNEDKLPHHSHPGEGKEGAGPTVPQHETDTCCGHDDLHYILQTKWDFKHAKGDKNSTAFQRTELAGCCVPRKEAFEKARSLLRGERDRGMFAQYDERETGDEESEIDERRWVKGSGWPFGEEVVVHAVGHGGENYEVAVKSVSGAKRRRSKPRLEMREMER; encoded by the coding sequence ATGGCTGCCCAAGCCGAACAGCATTTGTCGCCCCATGAGAATACGCCAGTAGCAGCACCAGAGGAGCCATCAGCCAACACAGAcgctcctccctctggcATGGCGCAAAGCGCGCCAGAAAACCTTTATCACACGACACTGACAATCATCGAGCACCACGAGTCGACCTCTGGAGCCACCCGCACCCCTTATGTCCTGGGAACCCACACCGATCTGGACTCCGCAAAAGCCTGGGCCCAGGTGGCCCTGAAAGAGTCGCTCAACTACTCGCCTTCGGACTTCACCAAGTTTGTCACCCAGTCGAGCCTCCATCCGTATCAGGAATGGCCCTACGGCGACAACATTCAGGTGTACGCTCTGTCCCCCTCGGGACAGGAATTCCTCGTCGGCGTCGTGACCAAGCCCAACGAGGACAAGCTGCCTCATCACTCCCACCCCggagaagggaaagaggGCGCCGGCCCGACGGTCCCGCAGCACGAGACGGATACCTGTTGTGGACATGATGATTTGCATTACATCTTGCAGACAAAATGGGATTTCAAACATGCCAAAGGGGACAAGAACAGCACCGCGTTTCAGCGGACCGAGCTGGCGGGTTGCTGTGTGCCCCGGAAGGAGGCGTTTGAAAAGGCCAGGAGCTTGCTGCGCGGGGAGAGGGACCGGGGCATGTTTGCGCAGTATGACGAGCgggagacgggggatgaggagagcgagATTGAcgagaggaggtgggtgaaGGGGTCGGGGTGGccgtttggggaggaggtggttgttcaTGCTGTTGGGCACGGTGGGGAGAATTATGAGGTGGCTGTCAAGTCTGTCAGtggggcgaagaggaggaggagtaagCCTCGTCTGgagatgagggagatggagcgTTGA
- the HGT1_2 gene encoding high affinity glucose transporter (COG:P; EggNog:ENOG503NVJ9), whose translation MWKIGNIYFIAAVAVIGGALFGFDISSMSAIISTQPYLCQFNQRGHDENGLCLGPTDDVQGGITAAMPGGSWLGALVSGIVSDAFGRKTSIQLGAIIWIIGSVVVCASVNIPMLAIGRVINGFSVGICSAQVPVYISEISPPSKRGRLIGFQQWAITWGILIMFFICYGSSFIPGTAAFRLPWGLQAVPAGLLFLGLVFLPESPRWLAKKDRWEQAVEVLTLIHGKGDPNSPWVIRELSEIREVVEFERANADVSYFELFTPGMINRTQVGVFTQIWSQLTGMNVMMYYITYVFTMAGLSEPGTNAVLLPSGIQFVINVVMTVPALLWMDRWGRRPTLLVGAFLMCFWLCINASLFAVYGRAPYPGEFTSTAESMAVEGPPAKAIIAATYLFVASFAPTWGPVSWTYPPELFPLRLRGKAVALCTSANWAFNFALAYFVPAAFANITWRVYVIFATFCAAMFLHVFFMFPETANKPLEEIEEMFDDTKPGSIKYIGTPAWKTKNTRNLALRQERNETLSAEEKMGVSGEHKESAA comes from the exons ATGTGGAAGATCGGCAACATATACTTCATCGCCGCCGTGGCGGTGATCG GCGGAGCCTTGTTTGGCTTTGATATTTCGTCCATGTCGGCTATCATCTCGACCCAACCCTATCTCTGCCAGTTCAACCAAAGGGGCCATGATGAGAATGGCCTCTGTCTCGGACCCACGGACGACGTTCAGGGTGGTATCACTGCTGCCATGCCCGGCGGCTCTTGGCTCGGCGCTCTCGTGTCTGGCATTGTCTCGGATGCTTTTGGGCGCAAGACTTCGATTCAGCTTGGCGCCATTATCTG GATTATTGGTTCAGTGGTTGTATGCGCTTCGGTCAACATTCCCATGTTGGCCATTGGTCGCGTCATCAACGGGTTCTCGGTCGGAATATGCTCTGCCCAAGTTCCTGTGTACATCTCTGAAATCTCCCCTCCTTCGAAGCGCGGTCGTCTCATCGGTTTCCAACAATGGGCTATCACCTGGGGCATACTCATCATGTTCTTCATCTGCTACGGCAGCTCCTTCATCCCGGGCACCGCCGCCTTCCGTCTTCCTTGGGGTCTTCAAGCTGTTCCCGCCGGCCTCCTGTTCCTGGGACTGGTCTTTCTTCCGGAGTCCCCCCGCTGGCTCGCCAAGAAGGATCGTTGGGAGCAAGCCGTGGAAGTGCTGACGCTGATCCATGGAAAGGGAGATCCCAACTCTCCATGGGTCATAAGGGAGCTTTCGGAGATtcgagaggtggtggagtttgagCGCGCCAATGCTGATGTCAGCTACTTTGAGCTCTTCACTCCCGGCATGATTAACCGAACCCAGGTCGGCGTCTTTACGCAAATTTGGTCGCAGTTGACGGGCATGAATGTCATGATGTACTACATTACCTATGTTTTCACCATGGCAGGCCTGTCCGAGCCTGGTACCAACGCCGTCCTTCTCCCGAGCGGCATTCAGTTTGTCATCAATGTCGTGATGACCGTTCCCGCCCTCCTCTGGATGGATCGCTGGGGTCGCCGACCGACTCTCCTTGTGGGCGCATTCCTGATGTGTTTCTGGCTGTGTATCAACGCAAGCCTCTTTGCCGTCTACGGCCGCGCGCCCTACCCCGGAGAGTTCACCTCGACGGCAGAGTcgatggcggtggagggACCGCCCGCCAAGGCTATCATCGCCGCGACTTACCTGTTTGTCGCCTCATTTGCGCCCACCTGGGGTCCTGTCTCCTGGACCTACCCTCCCGAGCTGTTCCCCCTTCGTCTTCGTGGAAAAGCGGTTGCCCTGTGCACATCGGCAAATTGGGCCTTCAACTTTGCCCTGGCCTACTTTGTTCCTGCGGCCTTTGCCAACATTACCTGGAGGGTCTATGTTATTTTTGCGACATTCTGCGCAGCCATGTTCCTGCATGTATTTTTCATGTTCCCGGAAACCGCCAACAAGCCGcttgaggagattgaggagatgTTTGATGATACCAAGCCTGGCT CCATCAAGTATATTGGGACTCCCGCTTGGAAGACCAAAAATACGCGCAATCTTGCCCTCAGACAGGAGCGCAACGAAACGTTGTCGGCGGAAGAAAAGATGGGTGTCTCTGGAGAACACAAGGAATCAGCTGCTTGA